A single window of Drosophila suzukii chromosome 3, CBGP_Dsuzu_IsoJpt1.0, whole genome shotgun sequence DNA harbors:
- the LOC136116448 gene encoding uncharacterized protein yields MNSHPATKKNHLVLVVLTDPKRRGHVDDQNVENDIRILDSKSVLLRVQNSSAKPGNQVDLPRYYRHLEFDAIGHDFENHIRAELSDYIGQMFRHRRHGSLLRITSQRNHNPNDLTRLLVNEVDKVMVGMRCRLKSVNIDYFDVRKFDMVNMLVEPLTVPNRRRVTPCGKSISSTRELFQWLTNDLTSIRDRGIGDDYLDFEFVYRDSLALQHRVHLSIFHIFGSENRPDLVEFFRHLPQGRQNGSTLLNDCLKESFDFRSPNSAVVMFELPIAPDQSDSRRKILKLADIAYGSLEKSRKLIAKSEPKSVSQSSITLNKVSRASGTRSCVRSVPDITLAHWRRTAKFSHEDYNGLAYWYGRIDSKFAELKLAMEQHFVDLYRRKSLDLRSEIRSINQDLSEEIDESGGDGARLQRPHREVDSTRKTYSVLKKEFKRLETDAEKTTFAPTLKVYISTKNYELSEAEKVFKQREIENLRLGLIQYINTPDSSIFGD; encoded by the coding sequence ATGAACAGCCACCCGGCGACCAAAAAAAACCATCTAGTGCTGGTGGTTCTTACCGATCCCAAGCGACGTGGTCATGTGGATGATCAAAATGTGGAGAATGATATCAGGATATTGGACAGCAAGTCAGTGTTGTTGAGGGTGCAAAATAGCTCAGCTAAGCCTGGTAATCAAGTGGATCTTCCTCGCTACTACCGTCACTTGGAATTCGATGCCATTGGCCATGATTTTGAGAATCACATCAGGGCGGAACTAAGCGATTATATTGGCCAAATGTTCCGTCACCGACGCCATGGAAGTCTGCTGCGTATCACAAGCCAAAGGAACCACAACCCCAACGATTTGACCCGCCTATTGGTAAATGAAGTGGACAAAGTGATGGTAGGAATGCGCTGTCGTCTGAAATCAGTTAACATAGACTACTTTGATGTCAGAAAATTCGACATGGTCAACATGTTGGTGGAACCCCTTACGGTACCCAATCGACGAAGGGTCACACCTTGCGGAAAAAGTATTTCCAGCACCAGGGAGCTATTCCAGTGGCTTACCAATGACCTTACCTCCATAAGAGATCGTGGAATTGGCGATGACTATTTGGACTTTGAGTTTGTGTACCGGGATAGCTTGGCCTTGCAACACAGAGTTCATCTTTCAATTTTTCACATCTTCGGCAGCGAAAATCGACCCGATTTGGTCGAGTTCTTTAGACATTTGCCACAGGGCAGGCAAAATGGTAGTACCCTTTTAAACGATTGCTTGAAGGAGTCCTTTGACTTTAGGAGTCCCAATTCTGCAGTGGTTATGTTTGAACTGCCCATAGCTCCCGATCAAAGTGATTCGAGACGCAAGATCTTGAAGCTGGCGGACATAGCTTATGGATCCCTGGAGAAATCCCGAAAATTAATTGCTAAATCTGAACCGAAATCAGTCTCCCAGAGTTCTATTACTTTAAACAAGGTAAGCAGGGCCTCTGGAACCCGTAGCTGTGTGAGATCCGTGCCTGACATAACCCTAGCCCATTGGCGTCGTACTGCCAAGTTCTCTCATGAGGACTATAATGGTCTGGCCTACTGGTATGGACGCATAGATTCCAAGTTTGCGGAGCTAAAACTGGCCATGGAGCAGCATTTTGTGGATCTATATAGGCGGAAAAGTTTAGACCTGCGCAGTGAAATTAGATCTATCAATCAAGATCTGAGTGAGGAGATCGACGAGAGTGGTGGCGATGGAGCCAGACTGCAAAGGCCACACAGGGAAGTGGATTCAACCAGGAAAACATACTCCGTCTTAAAGAAGGAATTCAAAAGACTGGAAACTGATGCGGAGAAAACCACCTTCGCCCCCACTTTGAAAGTCTACATTAGCACAAAGAACTACGAACTTTCGGAGGCGGAGAAGGTCTTCAAGCAAAGGGAGATCGAGAATCTAAGACTCGGTTTGATCCAGTACATCAATACGCCGGACTCCAGCATTTTCGGGGATTAG
- the LOC108010852 gene encoding uncharacterized protein produces MEQIRAVVQFNDNKTAGKAGQRDGAVFTGVCASVRGQEPPAQGFQYGGQVNILDEHSLRLLYCQNSSKPHLIMCQKFHFDVLSTRECGQEIPILLNHLFGKRRDGFLIHLRVRRECHLMFLLDTLVIQVRSMLQSEGLHLYQGALRFRKLLEDDEGNSLQVERAFDDLHGLMLWLLNQYRMRAQLSTGPGHEALEVEYMVSSEDRRLRFRVRLSILLVAMEELSVDSLRGLHGYFHDEEIEPAVPSTELIDFMMHVTKRSRGQSLYMPVMFHVVATNSQVDAQNAQLLSLAHLVSRQNGTQSGSQSSPCSFAHLNHLESQQQEIQDRFRLVHASLMQYIQKAEQLKGYRQRFDDQLAQYEELLKQTANTEFGHFLQASHANLHHINNLVDKNN; encoded by the exons ATGGAGCAGATCCGAGCTGTGGTGCAATTCAATGACAATAAGACCGCCGGAAAAGCAGGGCAGCGCGACGGAGCAGTCTTCACTGGAGTTTGTGCATCGGTAAGGGGACAAGAGCCGCCGGCTCAGGGCTTCCAATATGGCGGCCAGGTGAATATTCTGGACGAGCACAGCCTCCGACTGCTTTACTGCCAAAATAGCTCCAAGCCGCACTTGATCATGTGCCAAAAGTTTCACTTTGATGTGCTGAGCACAAGGGAATGTGGCCAAGAGATTCCCATCCTTCTAAACCATCTCTTTGGGAAGCGGCGAGATGGTTTCCTCATTCATCTGAGGGTGAGACGCGAGTGCCACCTGATGTTCCTCCTGGACACCCTGGTGATCCAGGTGAGATCGATGCTGCAAAGCGAGGGTCTCCACCTGTATCAGGGCGCGTTGAGGTTCAGGAAACTGCTGGAGGACGACGAGGGAAACAGCTTGCAAGTGGAGCGTGCCTTCGACGACCTCCATGGCCTGATGTTGTGGCTCCTAAATCAGTACAGGATGCGCGCACAACTTAGCACAGGACCCGGTCACGAAGCCCTGGAGGTGGAGTACATGGTGTCCTCGGAGGACAGGCGACTTCGGTTCCGTGTCCGACTGTCCATCCTTTTGGTGGCCATGGAGGAGCTCAGTGTGGACTCCCTGCGAGGATTACATGGCTACTTTCATGATGAGGAAATTGAACCCGCTGTCCCTTCAACCGAACTCATAGACTTTATGATGCATGTGACCAAAAGGAGTCGCGGCCAATCCTTGTACATGCCTGTCATGTTCCACGTCGTGGCCACCAATTCCCAGGTGGATGCCCAGAATGCCCAGCTCCTCAGCCTGGCTCATCTGGTCAGTCGGCAGAATGGCACCCAATCGGGTTCCCAG tcTTCCCCCTGCTCCTTTGCCCACTTGAATCACTTGGAGAGCCAACAGCAAGAGATCCAAGATCGCTTTAGACTGGTCCATGCCAGTCTGATGCAGTACATCCAAAAGGCGGAGCAACTGAAAGGCTATCGGCAACGATTCGATGACCAATTGGCCCAGTACGAGGAACTACTTAAACAGACAGCCAATACAGAATTTGGCCATTTTCTGCAGGCCTCCCATGCGAATTTGCATCATATAAATAACTTGGTGGATAAGAATAACTAG
- the Ugt35D1 gene encoding UDP-glycosyltransferase UGT5: MSGLNMLGIFLLLCLLPGYLESARILALFSIPSPSHYFFALPYLKRLASLGHEITTVNPFPLREPIKNIHDVPIPEVFENIDEVIRKASSPRSTWQHSDFINEYTLNLTNIVLNNEVVRREVLGPKRSHFDLVIVDLWRMDVLCGLSAHLGAPIIGMASYGTDWKIDELVGNVSPMSYLQSPSSDFHDLETYGGRLAHFVERAISWINYKWRHAEKQKVLYRKYFPSTAKDKPLSEISKNVALVLVNQHFTLAPPRPYVPNIIEVGGLHVEQNPKALPTELEDFVQGAGESGVIYFSLGTNVKSKSLSEDRRRVLLETFGSLPQRILWKFEDEQLPGKPSNVFISKWFPQQDILAHPKVKLFITHGGLLSTVESIYHGKPMLGLPCFFDQFRNMEHVQRTGLGLVLNLKEMTREDFNSTIIRLVTDTSFWEMAQTASTRHRDQPMKPMEKAIWWTHYILRHKGAAHMRVAGRDLDFIVYHSLDVLGTFLVAFLVVLGILGFCVVKTWNKCLPIESKKNKQKKKVQ, from the exons ATGTCTGGTCTAAATATGTTGGGAATCTTTCTGCTACTGTGTCTTCTCCCAGGATATTTGGAAAGTGCTCGTATCCTGGCTTTGTTTTCTATACCGAGTCCTTCGCATTACTTTTTTGCCTTACCCTACCTGAAAAGATTGGCCTCTCTGGGCCATGAAATAACTACCGTAAATCCGTTTCCCCTAAGGGAgccaataaaaaatatacacGACGTTCCTATTCCGGaggtgtttgaaaatattgatg AGGTCATTAGAAAGGCATCCTCTCCCAGGAGTACTTGGCAACATAGTGATTTTATCAACGAATACACCCTGAACCTCACAAACATAGTGCTAAATAACGAGGTAGTGCGTCGCGAGGTTCTCGGCCCAAAGAGGTCCCATTTTGATCTTGTGATAGTGGATCTTTGGAGGATGGACGTGCTCTGTGGTCTGTCGGCCCATTTAGGGGCCCCGATAATTGGAATGGCTTCGTATGGCACTGACTGGAAGATTGACGAACTAGTGGGCAATGTCTCACCGATGTCGTACCTCCAATCTCCCTCTTCTGATTTTCACGATTTGGAGACATATGGGGGACGATTGGCTCACTTTGTGGAACGAGCTATTTCCTGGATCAACTATAAATGGCGGCATGCGGAAAAACAGAAGGTGCTCTATAGAAAGTACTTCCCTAGTACAGCTAAAGATAAACCCCTATCTGAGATCTCCAAAAACGTTGCCTTGGTCCTGGTTAACCAGCACTTTACACTGGCTCCTCCGCGCCCCTATGTTCCAAATATTATCGAGGTGGGTGGACTTCATGTCGAACAGAATCCCAAGGCTTTGCCCACGGAACTGGAGGACTTTGTCCAGGGTGCTGGTGAGTCTGGAGTAATCTACTTCTCTCTCGGAACCAACGTCAAAAGTAAATCTCTGTCCGAGGATCGTCGAAGAGTGTTGCTCGAAACTTTTGGAAGTTTACCACAGAGAATCCTGTGGAAGTTCGAGGATGAGCAGTTGCCAGGAAAACCttcgaatgtttttattagcaAATGGTTCCCTCAGCAGGACATTCTGGCCCATCCCAAGGTAAAACTCTTTATAACCCACGGAGGATTATTGAGCACTGTAGAGAGCATCTATCATGGAAAGCCCATGTTGGGTCTGCCCTGCTTCTTTGACCAGTTCCGCAATATGGAACATGTTCAACGAACGGGTCTGGGCTTGGTTCTCAACTTGAAGGAAATGACAAGGGAAGATTTCAACTCGACCATTATACGACTGGTAACGGACACGAGCTTCTGGGAAATGGCACAGACTGCGTCAACCAGACATCGGGATCAACCCATGAAGCCTATGGAAAAGGCAATTTGGTGGACCCACTATATCCTTCGGCACAAGGGAGCTGCGCACATGCGAGTGGCCGGCAGGGATTTGGACTTCATCGTATACCACAGCCTGGATGTCTTGGGCACATTTTTAGTTGCCTTTTTAGTTGTCCTAGGAATTTTAGGTTTTTGTGTGGTTAAAACCTGGAATAAATGCCTTCCCATtgaaagcaaaaaaaataagcaaAAGAAAAAAGTTCAATGA
- the Gcn2 gene encoding eIF-2-alpha kinase GCN2, translating to MADEMATKESFRERQSQELEVIKSIFGGDVEDLRPQANPGQWKPTDIRIQLTPLRDSSNGLETYVCTKLHVTCPSKYPKLPPKISLEESKGMSDQVLEALRNQLQAQSQELRGEVMIYELAQTVQAFLLEHNKPPKGSFYDQMLQDKQKRDQELQDIQRQRESLQRQTLIDEVERRKEMFKTEAKRRGEPRRSMSESNPRHPSSSESSENSSPYYRGHIYPSKCLDHRNTDTLYFHKMGRQIQRGGCVGHSQRGCIAYTGIDMHCGQLLYITEWNIKYCQLEQPCIGGGKCHWSSESKCMGSHRVDDVIAAIEKQVASLAQLQHKNLVSYECVLCIKRKEGLLVYLVQDFLLGTSVFSISSSLGWCMDGARMVARGVLDALIFLHNKGVSHSHLLDSTVFMDNTGNVRVSDFSLVPNLLELLSGTGQSSSRGDLPALGALVESLMPTNSYEMRDFVDKCNSDRTLSASELLEHPFLRFYVDNGQQQVMQLPQQRHPNPVQRTGPAMPYQIPTLALSQSRLRTEFEVLMYLGKGAFGDVLKVRNILDNREYAIKRIPLPARSRQLYKKMTREVELLSRLNHENVVRYFNSWIESVDDADAAEMDKLLGGEWSQSQQELSVKPPKSPQLGPTLEEDEDEEDSSSSMWNGYIPTMEDSDSDGIEFVDSNGKVAVYDDEEEEDSTRGKTNSPKPLMQVMYIQMEFCEKCTLRTAIDDNLFDDSDRLWRLFREIAEGLAHIHQQGIIHRDLKPVNIFLDSHDQIKIGDFGLATTSFLALQAHEYAAPAPVNQITSAEDGTGTGKVGTTLYVAPELTGNASKSVYNQKVDMYTLGIILFEMCQPPFDTSMERAQTIMALRNPSINIPEAMLKDSKYEKTVKMLQWLLNHDPAQRPTAEELLSSDLVPPAQLEANELQEMLRHALANPQSKAYKNLVARCLQQESDEVLEHTYHLGSSRAMKSWNSAIIIDDIVSLNPVIEFVKAKVVNLFRKHGAIEVDSPLLSPLSARNSRDNANANAVHLMTHSGCVVVLPCDLRTQFARHVTMNSVNLIRRYCVDRVYREERVFNFHPKQSYDCSFDIIAPTTGSHLVDAELLSLAFEITSELPRLREKNLAIRMNHTNLLRAILIFCNVPKAQYGALFEGTMDFIESRISRFQFHSSITGIMEKSRTSGQTLMDMLLANFLLTGSRSTVDDSALKSLMRGKGEAASLARGALRELETVVGLAYSLGVKCPIHIWAGLPISFDRASSGGIVWQMTADLKPNRSGHPSVLAIGERYDSMLHEFQKQAQSFNPTMPARGVLSGAGLTFSLDKLVAAVGVEYAKDCRAIDVGICVCGTRPPLKDVTYIMRLLWSVGIRCGIVEAASELGDEAQDLARLGALHVILVAENGSLRVRSFERERFQERHLTRTELVEFIQKLLRTDGFNGATVENSSQLSNLGAGDNRSSGGRERERGENGLSTSASNATIKNSYSQLPNLQVTFLTHDKPTANYKRRLENQVAQQMSSTLSQFIKKETFVVLVVELPPAVVNAIVGAINPREIRKKETEPEINFVIERFPKYKRYISEINDEVMDYLSDAKTPIVALYSISDSYYRVII from the exons ATGGCGGACGAAATGGCTACCAAGGAGTCCTTCCGCGAGCGGCAAAGCCAGGAATTGGAGGTGATAAAG TCCATCTTCGGCGGCGACGTGGAGGACCTCAGACCACAGGCGAATCCTGGCCAATGGAAGCCCACGGACATAAGGATCCAGCTCACCCCGCTGAGAGATTCATCTAATGGTCTAGAGACCTATGTCTGCACAAAACTGCATGTCACCTGCCCCTCAAAGTACCCCAAATT GCCCCCCAAAATCTCACTCGAGGAGTCGAAGGGCATGTCGGATCAGGTGCTGGAGGCCCTACGCAACCAACTGCAGGCCCAATCCCAAGAGCTGCGTGGTGAGGTAATGATCTACGAACTGGCCCAGACCGTTCAGGCCTTCCTGCTCGAGCACAACAAGCCGCCCAAGGGCTCCTTCTACGATCAGATGCTACAGGACAAGCAGAAGCGCGACCAGGAGCTGCAAGACATCCAACGGCAGCGGGAATCCCTACAGCGCCAGACGCTCATCGACGAGGTGGAGCGGCGCAAGGAGATGTTCAAAACGGAGGCTAAGAGGCGCGGCGAGCCCAGGCGCAGTATGAGCGAATCGAATCCCCGGCACCCCAGCTCATCGGAGAGCTCCGAAAACTCCTCGCCTTACTATAGAGGCCACATTTACCCATCGAAATGCCTGGATCACCGTAACACGGATACGCTCTACTTCCACAAGATGGGCAGGCAAATTCAGAGGGGAGGCTGTGTGG GTCACTCTCAGCGGGGGTGCATCGCCTACACCGGCATAGATATGCACTGCGGCCAGCTGCTCTATATCACCGAGTGGAACATCAAGTACTGTCAACTGGAGCAACCCTGCATCGGTGGAGGAAAGTGTCACTGGAGCAGCGAGTCAAAGTGCATGGGCAGTCATCGTGTGGACGACGTGATCGCCGCCATCGAGAAGCAGGTTGCCTCGCTGGCCCAATTGCAGCACAAGAACCTCGTCTCGTACGAGTGCGTGCTATGCATCAAGCGGAAGGAAGGGTTGCTCGTGTATTTGGTCCAAGACTTCCTCCTCGGGACCAGTGTGTTCAGCATCTCCTCCTCGCTGGGTTGGTGTATGGACGGCGCTCGAATGGTGGCACGTGGTGTTCTGGATGCCCTCATTTTCCTGCACAACAAGGGCGTATCCCACAGCCACCTGCTAGACAGCACTGTGTTTATGGACAACACGGGCAATGTGCGCGTTTCGGACTTCTCGCTGGTCCCCAATCTTCTGGAGCTCCTAAGCGGAACTGGGCAAAGTAGTAGTCGTGGGGACTTACCCGCTTTGGGTGCCCTGGTGGAGAGCTTGATGCCCACTAACAGCTACGAGATGCGCGACTTTGTAGACAA ATGCAACTCGGACCGCACACTCTCCGCTTCAGAATTGCTTGAGCATCCATTCCTGCGCTTTTACGTGGATAATGGCCAGCAGCAGGTGATGCAACTTCCACAGCAACGACATCCTAATCCTGTCCAGCGAACGGGTCCCGCCATGCCTTACCAGATACCCACACTGGCTTTAAGTCAATCCCGCCTGCGAACCGAGTTCGAGGTCCTCATGTACTTGGGAAAGGGCGCCTTTGGGGACGTGCTGAAGGTGCGCAATATTCTGGACAATCGAGAGTACGCCATCAAGCGGATACCGCTACCCGCGAGGAGTCGTCAGCTCTACAAGAAGATGACGCGCGAGGTGGAGCTGCTATCGCGGCTGAACCACGAGAACGTGGTTCGCTATTTCAACAGTTGGATAGAAAGTGTGGACGATGCCGATGCCGCGGAAATGGACAAGTTGCTGGGTGGAGAATGGTCTCAGAGTCAGCAGGAGCTCAGCGTGAAACCCCCCAAGTCACCACAACTTGGACCAACTTTGGAAGAGGATGAGGACGAAGAGGACAGCTCATCCAGCATGTGGAATGGTTATAT ACCCACCATGGAGGATTCAGATTCCGATGGCATCGAATTCGTTGACTCCAATGGCAAGGTGGCTGTCTACGatgacgaggaggaggaggactcCACCAGAGGCAAGACCAACTCACCGAAACCGCTGATGCAGGTAATGTACATCCAGATGGAGTTCTGCGAGAAATGCACACTACG CACCGCCATCGATGACAATCTCTTTGACGACTCGGATCGCCTGTGGCGTCTATTTAGGGAAATCGCTGAGGGCCTTGCGCACATTCATCAGCAAGGAATCATTCACCGGGATTTGAAGCCGGTAAACATCTTCTTGGACTCCCACGATCAGATCAAGATCGGAGACTTCGGCCTGGCCACCACCAGCTTTCTGGCCCTGCAGGCTCACGAATATGCGGCCCCTGCGCCTGTTAATCAAATAACAAGCGCGGAGGATGGCACTGGCACGGGAAAGGTGGGAACCACTCTTTACGTGGCCCCCGAACTGACAGGAAATGCCTCCAAATCCGTCTACAACCAAAAGGTGGACATGTACACCCTTGGGATCATTCTGTTTGAGATGTGCCAGCCGCCATTTGACACAAGCATGGAGCGGGCTCAGACCATTATGGCTCTGAGGAATCCTTCCATCAACATACCGGAAGCGATGCTTAAGGATTCCAAGTACGAGAAAACGGTGAAG ATGCTTCAATGGCTTCTTAACCACGATCCCGCCCAGAGGCCTACTGCCGAGGAGTTGCTCAGCTCAGACCTCGTTCCACCAGCCCAGTTGGAGGCCAATGAACTTCAAGAGATGCTGCGCCACGCCCTGGCCAACCCGCAAAGCAAGGCCTACAAAAATCTGGTGGCCCGCTGTCTTCAGCAGGAGAGCGACGAGGTGTTGGAGCACACCTACCACTTGGGCAGCAGTCGGGCCATGAAATCCTGGAACTCGGCCATCATAATCGACGATATAGTGTCCCTGAATCCAGTGATTGAGTTTGTCAAGGCCAAGGTTGTAAATCTATTCCGAAAACATGGAGCCATTGAGGTGGACTCACCGCTCCTGTCGCCACTTTCCGCACGGAATAGCCGTGACAATGCGAACGCCAATGCAGTCCACTTGATGACCCACTCCGGATGTGTGGTGGTCCTACCTTGCGATCTAAGAACCCAGTTTGCCCGCCACGTGACCATGAACAGCGTAAACCTCATCCGTCGCTATTGTGTGGACCGAGTTTATCGAGAGGAGCGGGTCTTCAACTTCCATCCCAAGCAGAGCTACGACTGCTCCTTCGACATCATTGCTCCCACAACGGGTAGTCACCTAGTGGACGCGGAACTCCTATCGCTGGCATTTGAAATCACCAGCGAACTGCCGCGTTTGCGGGAAAAGAATCTGGCGATCCGCATGAATCACACGAATCTGTTGCGGGCCATCCTCATCTTCTGTAATGTTCCAAAGGCTCAGTATGGAGCACTTTTCGAAGGCACAATGGATTTCATTGAGTCCCGCATCTCACGCTTCCAGTTTCACTCAAGTATTACAGGGATAATGGAGAAGTCGCGAACCTCTGGCCAAACTCTGATGGACATGTTGTTGGCCAATTTTCTGCTGACTGGTTCCAGAAGCACTGTGGATGATTCGGCGTTAAAATCTCTGATGCGCGGGAAGGGCGAAGCGGCTTCGCTGGCGAGAGGAGCCTTGAGGGAACTGGAAACCGTTGTGGGATTGGCTTACAGTTTAGGTGTAAAG TGCCCCATTCACATTTGGGCTGGTCTGCCCATCAGCTTCGACCGTGCTAGCAGCGGTGGAATCGTGTGGCAGATGACTGCTGACTTGAAACCCAATCGCTCTGGACATCCTTCGGTTCTGGCGATTGGTGAGAGATACGATTCCATGCTGCATGAATTTCAAAAGCAAGCGCAGAGCTTTAATCCCACCATGCCCGCACGAGGAGTTCTTAGTGGAGCAGGCTTGACATTCTCCCTGGACAAACTGGTAGCTGCAGTGGGTGTAGAGTACGCTAAGGACTGTCGAGCCATTGACGTTGGCATTTGCGTGTGTGGGACTCGACCGCCGCTCAAGGATGTGACCTACATCATGCGACTGCTCTGGTCGGTTGGCATCCGTTGCGGCATTGTGGAAGCCGCCAGCGAACTAGGGGACGAAGCACAGGATCTTGCTCGACTAGGAGCTTTACATGTCATCCTTGTGGCGGAGAACGGCTCGCTGAGAGTGAGATCTTTCGAGAGGGAACGTTTCCAGGAGCGTCACCTGACCAGAACCGAACTGGTGGAGTTCATCCAGAAGCTGCTGCGAACAGATGGGTTCAATGGAGCCACCGTGGAAAACTCCAGCCAGTTGTCAAACCTGGGAGCTGGCGACAACAGAAGCAGTGGTGGGCGAGAAAGGGAACGCGGCGAGAACGGACTCAGCACCTCTGCCTCGAATGCCACCATTAAGAACAGCTACAGCCAGCTGCCGAATCTACAGGTAACGTTCCTCACCCACGACAAGCCCACGGCGAACTACAAGCGGCGTCTGGAGAACCAAGTGGCCCAGCAGATGAGCTCCACATTATCGCAGTTTATCAAGAAGGAGACCTTTGTGGTGTTGGTGGTGGAGCTGCCGCCGGCTGTCGTAAATGCCATTGTGGGGGCCATCAATCCCCGAGAGATACGCAAAAAAGAGACTGAACCGGAAATCAACTTTGTGATTGAGCG ATTTCCAAAATACAAACGCTATATATCCGAGATAAACGACGAGGTGATGGACTATCTGAGCGATGCCAAAACTCCAATAGTTGCCTTGTACAGCATTTCCGATTCCTACTATCGCGTCATCATCTAG